The Deinococcus malanensis genomic interval CCGGTAGATGTGAGTGACGGGGGCCGTGCTGAATGTCGTGCCGGTGCACACGGCCCATACTCCACTGGTGAGATGTCGATGATGCTGCTTTCAGGGTTACCCGTGTGAGCGTCACCTACGCTTACACGGATTGCGCGGTGGCCACTTCTGGCGCCGCTGGCTGGGGGGTCGTCATTCACATCTCTCTCGAGTACCGGTCAGCAGGCACCCGGTCAATGCCGACCTTCTCCAGGCGGTCAAGGACGCGCAGCGCCTGTGGAACCGCCGCCGGCGCCAGACCCAGTCCTTTGAAGTATCCCTGCAGCACCTGACGGTTGTTGATCCAGATGCAGAAGGGGCCGATGTCCAACCGGGTCAGGGCGTCATTGGCCACCGCAGGCAGGACGGTGTCATACAGCAGGTTGAGAGAACCACGGCCGATGACATCGATATCCGCCTGGTAGAACTCCCGGTACCGACCCGCCTGGGGCCGCTCACCGCGCCAGACCTTCTGAATCTGGGACCGTGCTGACGTATGTGCAGGGTGAGCTGGCGTCCCTGGGTCTGGACAACCAAGCCATCGCTGGGCGCAGAAGCGGGCACTAAACAAGGGGGAGGCGGCGGACGGTTCAGCACTTCTTCGTCGGGAGTGACCTAGCGCATGCTGAGATCAATGCGCTGGGAACGGGGGCAGGAGACCCGCGATGGCGGCCGGGTCGAGACTGGCGTCCAGACTCGCTCGCCAGCGTCCCTCGTAGGTCAGCCTCAGTGCACCGGGACGTCTGCCGCAGCGGAGCTCAAAGGCCTCCCGCTGTTCCTCCACCTCCAGGCACTGCAGAGGCAAGTTACTGCGCCTCCTCATGTGCTGCCACAGGGCCTCAAGGAAGCAGGAAGGCGGAACACACGGATAAAGCGCAGGCTGGAGGCATGAGTAATTCAACTGGCCTCTTCGAGCAGGCGGATGAGTCCTACCGTCCCCTGGCTGAGCGCATGCGCCCGCGCACCCTGGACGACCTGGTCGGCCAGAAGCACCTGATGGTGCGCGGCGCGCCCCTGGAGGTGGCCCGGCGCACCCGCAAGGTGCAGACCATCATCCTACACGGCCCCCCAGGCACCGGGAAGACCACGATCGCGCGCGCCCTGGCCAAATCCGTCGACGCCGAGTTCATTGCCATGAGCGCCACCAACGCCGGCAAGGCGGAGCTCACCAAGGTGGTCGAGCAGGCGCGCGCCGCCCGATTGCGCGGCCGCAACACCATCCTGTTTCTGGACGAGGTGCACCGCTGGAGCCGCACGCAACAAGACGCCCTGCTGCCCGAGATCGAGTCCGGGAACCTCACGCTGATCGGCGCGACCACCGAGAACCCGGGCTTCACGGTGGTCGGGGCGTTGCGTTCCAGGAGCCGTATCGTGGAGGTCAAGCCGCTCACCCGAGACGACATCCTCGAACTGCTGGGGCGCGCCGAGGCCTTTGAGCACAAACGGTTGCCGCTGACCCGTGAGGCCAGAGCGTCGATCGCCGAGCAGTGTGACGGCGACGCCCGCATGGCGCTGGGCATGGCTGAAGCCGTGTGGATGTCCGAGCCCGACCATGACCTGAGCCCCGAAGAGCTCAACGTGGTCGCGCCGGTCGCCCGGGGACGTCACGGGAGGAACGCAGAGGCCTTGTACGACCTCTTGAGCGCCCTGCACAAGGCCATGCGCGGCTCGGACCCTGACGCTGCTCTCCTCTACACGGCCATGCTGCTCGAGGGGGGCGAGGACCCGCTGGCGATCATCCGCCGTGTGCAGGCCTGCGCGTCCGAGGACGTGGGCCTGGCCGACCCGCAGGCGATGGTGCAGGCTGACGCGGCGTGGTCGGCGATGCTGCGCCTGGGGCCGGCTGAAGGGCGACTGCCGCTCGGGCAGGCCGTCATCTACGTGGCCACTGCACCCAAATCGAATGCGGTCTACCACGGCATGAATCAGGCAACGGCCGTAGCCCGGGCGAATCCGACCCTGATGCCGCCGCTGCACATGATGAATGCGCCCACCGACTACCAGCGTAGTGTCGGACGCAAGGCCGGCTATCTCTACGATCACGACTTCGAAAGGGCCTTCTCCGGCCAGCAGCGCCTGCCCGACGAGCTGCGCGAACTGCGCCTCTACGAGCCCAGCACCCAGGGCTACGAGGCCAAGACCCTGGCCCCGCGGGTGGCCCACTGGCGCGCCCTGCGGGGAGAGATCCAGCCACAAGCCCAGGAGGACGAGGGCTGCCCGGTCGACCAGCGCATGGAACAGAAGGCTGAGGACAGAGCGCTGCTCAAGGCGGTGCCCCAGGTCTCTGAGGGCGTGATGATCAACCCCAGCAAGCTGGTGCAGTCCTCCAGCAGCGTGATCCCGGCCATCAACCTCCCCCCGGGCACCGACTGCCCCGCGCAGGCCATGCGCAAGGAGGACCGCGCCGCGAGCAAGAAGGAGAAGGCCGCCAAGAGCGCTGCGCCAGCCAGGCCCAAAGCCGCCAGGAGCAAAACCGCCGTCAAGGAGACGCCATAAGCTGCTTGACCCCCATAACTCAAGTCAAACCTGGGTGGACGTCAGGCCAGACGCATGAAGATTCCGCCGGGCCGCAGGTTGATGCGCCAAACAGCCTGGATCGCCTCCGCCACCATGCCATTCCTCCAGGCTGGACTCCTCCATACACTGAATGGACCGCCCACGCGGTAGAGGACGACCATGACTGCTGACCTGCTCAAGCAATTGCACACCTCACTCGATCATCGGATGCGGCCCTTGGCAGATGGAGCGCAATCTTGCGGTGCAGCGTGGATTCCGCCTGCAGGAGGGCCAGGAGCACTTCGGCCAATCTTCGCAGTGCATCTTGTCGGCGGTAAGGCAGGCGGCTTTTTAGGTGGGTTGCCAGCGTGTCAGCATGCAGTCGGGCGGTATCTGAGCTCGTCACAGAACCAGATACCGCCCTTTGTCATGCCGCACTGCGTTCAAGACGCCATTCCCCGCAAAGTGTCAGGTGCTGAGGGACCCGGGGAATGCATTCACAACAGTCTGTACCTGGGACGGTCGTGGACGTGATGGGGCTTCCGTGCCGCCAGGGAACTACCTCGCGGAGGGTATGATGGGCACCACTGATGAGGCAGTGAAGCTCGGCTACCGAACGAATCTCCTGCGGTTCGAGCGCCCTGAGTTCTGACCGCGCAGACACCACCCAGGCACACACCCAGCCCGCCGGCACAGTGCTGAGCGCGCCCTCCGCGATCCGTGAGGGGCACGCGACGTACCTGACGTTCCGTTCGGTACGGGGACTTCATTCAGTAGTGCGAATGTCGCAAGTGCCTGGTACGCGCGGAACATTCGTATCTGTGCGAACCTGATGCGCCGTCTCGTGCCGGGTGACCGGGCAGTGGTTATTTATGGCTCGGGCCACCTGGGCATCTTGCGGGAACTCCTGAATGGAGCGCCCGGCGTGGAGACTGTGGATATCCACAATTACTTGTAACGACCC includes:
- a CDS encoding replication-associated recombination protein A; the protein is MSNSTGLFEQADESYRPLAERMRPRTLDDLVGQKHLMVRGAPLEVARRTRKVQTIILHGPPGTGKTTIARALAKSVDAEFIAMSATNAGKAELTKVVEQARAARLRGRNTILFLDEVHRWSRTQQDALLPEIESGNLTLIGATTENPGFTVVGALRSRSRIVEVKPLTRDDILELLGRAEAFEHKRLPLTREARASIAEQCDGDARMALGMAEAVWMSEPDHDLSPEELNVVAPVARGRHGRNAEALYDLLSALHKAMRGSDPDAALLYTAMLLEGGEDPLAIIRRVQACASEDVGLADPQAMVQADAAWSAMLRLGPAEGRLPLGQAVIYVATAPKSNAVYHGMNQATAVARANPTLMPPLHMMNAPTDYQRSVGRKAGYLYDHDFERAFSGQQRLPDELRELRLYEPSTQGYEAKTLAPRVAHWRALRGEIQPQAQEDEGCPVDQRMEQKAEDRALLKAVPQVSEGVMINPSKLVQSSSSVIPAINLPPGTDCPAQAMRKEDRAASKKEKAAKSAAPARPKAARSKTAVKETP